Proteins encoded together in one Altererythrobacter epoxidivorans window:
- the rnpA gene encoding ribonuclease P protein component, protein MRRRADFLAANRGLRVARPGFVLLAHPNQGHGKRYGITVTKKIGNAVVRNRMKRRFRELLREALPAHGLPDHDHVIIGRETGIERDFAKLREELGMALERAAAGKGDPRRPRRPKGAKGSGHGSRRQKQA, encoded by the coding sequence ATGCGTCGCCGCGCCGATTTTCTTGCTGCGAACCGGGGCCTGCGAGTAGCGCGCCCCGGTTTCGTGCTTTTGGCGCACCCGAATCAGGGCCACGGCAAGCGCTACGGGATCACCGTCACCAAGAAGATCGGGAACGCCGTCGTCCGCAACCGGATGAAGCGCCGTTTCCGCGAATTGCTGCGTGAGGCTCTGCCGGCGCATGGCCTGCCTGACCACGACCACGTGATCATTGGCCGCGAAACCGGGATCGAGCGTGACTTCGCAAAACTGCGCGAGGAACTCGGCATGGCGCTTGAACGGGCAGCTGCGGGCAAGGGCGATCCGCGCAGGCCGCGCCGCCCGAAAGGCGCGAAGGGCAGCGGCCACGGGTCCCGCCGGCAGAAACAAGCGTGA
- the yidD gene encoding membrane protein insertion efficiency factor YidD, with protein MKYILIFIARLWQWGPSRILPPTCRYAPSCSEYAVQALGKYGAIKGGWLAFKRIMRCHPWGGHGYDPVP; from the coding sequence GTGAAGTACATCCTGATCTTTATCGCCCGGCTGTGGCAGTGGGGGCCGTCGCGGATATTGCCGCCCACCTGCCGCTATGCCCCGTCCTGTTCCGAATATGCGGTGCAGGCGCTGGGGAAATATGGCGCAATCAAGGGTGGATGGCTCGCCTTTAAGCGTATAATGCGCTGCCATCCCTGGGGAGGGCATGGATACGATCCGGTTCCTTGA
- the yidC gene encoding membrane protein insertase YidC, translating into MDNQRNLLLAVALSFLLILGWDAAMRYVYPEASLMGGPDTEEQAAADGTATVAAPAASGAAIEGDTTAAAGPVDLDKALASEQRVRIDAPRVEGSINLVGARIDDIELKDHRQTVDKDSRPVQLLSPQGTENQQFAQFGWLGQGVSIPGAKTVWQADGDTLTAGKPVTLSWDNGAGQTFRIRFEIDENYMVTATQTVANTGEGPIVVQPYGLITRTSANASPSTWNVHSGPIGGFGDTVEYDPEYDDLAESGTYNPQGGATDWIGFSDIYWLSALVPDNGKDATPGFRSLGNNLFRADLIYAPQTVPAGKQISRTTRLFAGAKESVVLDQYEDAGIQNFGKAVDWGWFEWFVKPMVWLLRQLYDFAGNFGVAIILLTILIRGVMFPIAQKQFASMAAMKAVQPKMKAIQERYKDDKQRQQQEVMKLYKDEGVNPLAGCLPLLIQIPIFFALYKSLILAIEMRHKPFALWIHDLSAPDPAKILNLFGLLPFDPPGFLGIGVLAVLLGITMWLTFRLNPSAMDPVQQQIFQFMPWVLMFVMAPFAAGLLIYWVTSNLLTLAQQSYLYSKHPQLRAAAEKQKADQAMVKARDEQRKD; encoded by the coding sequence TTGGACAATCAGCGCAACCTCCTGCTCGCCGTGGCGCTCTCCTTCCTGCTGATCCTCGGCTGGGACGCTGCCATGCGCTACGTCTATCCCGAGGCATCGCTGATGGGCGGCCCGGACACCGAAGAACAGGCTGCCGCCGATGGCACTGCGACTGTCGCAGCGCCCGCCGCCAGCGGCGCCGCAATCGAAGGCGATACGACCGCTGCTGCAGGGCCGGTCGATCTCGATAAGGCACTGGCGAGCGAGCAGCGTGTGCGCATCGATGCCCCGCGCGTCGAAGGTTCGATCAACCTCGTCGGTGCACGCATCGACGATATCGAATTGAAGGATCACCGCCAGACGGTCGACAAGGACAGCCGTCCGGTCCAGTTGCTCTCGCCGCAGGGCACGGAGAATCAGCAGTTCGCCCAGTTCGGTTGGCTCGGTCAGGGCGTCAGCATTCCGGGCGCCAAGACTGTCTGGCAGGCGGATGGCGACACGCTGACCGCAGGCAAACCGGTCACGCTGAGCTGGGACAATGGCGCGGGCCAGACCTTCCGCATCCGTTTCGAAATCGACGAAAATTACATGGTCACCGCGACCCAGACGGTTGCCAACACCGGTGAAGGTCCGATCGTCGTCCAGCCCTATGGCCTGATCACCCGGACTTCGGCCAATGCCAGCCCCAGCACCTGGAACGTCCATTCGGGCCCGATCGGCGGCTTCGGCGACACGGTCGAATACGATCCCGAATATGACGACCTGGCGGAAAGCGGCACCTATAATCCGCAGGGCGGCGCGACCGACTGGATCGGTTTTTCGGACATCTACTGGCTGTCCGCCCTCGTCCCCGACAATGGCAAGGACGCGACCCCGGGCTTCCGCTCGCTGGGCAATAACCTGTTCCGCGCCGACCTGATCTACGCCCCGCAGACCGTCCCTGCCGGCAAGCAGATCAGCCGTACCACGCGCCTGTTCGCCGGGGCCAAGGAATCGGTCGTCCTCGACCAGTATGAAGATGCCGGCATCCAGAACTTCGGCAAGGCGGTCGACTGGGGCTGGTTCGAATGGTTCGTGAAGCCAATGGTCTGGCTGCTGCGCCAGCTCTACGATTTCGCGGGCAATTTCGGCGTCGCCATCATCCTGCTGACGATCCTGATTCGCGGCGTGATGTTCCCGATCGCGCAGAAGCAGTTCGCGAGCATGGCGGCCATGAAGGCGGTCCAGCCCAAGATGAAGGCGATCCAGGAACGCTACAAGGACGACAAGCAGCGCCAGCAGCAGGAAGTGATGAAGCTGTACAAGGACGAAGGCGTCAATCCGCTCGCCGGGTGCCTTCCGCTGCTGATCCAGATCCCGATCTTCTTCGCGCTCTACAAGTCGCTGATCCTCGCCATCGAAATGCGGCACAAGCCCTTCGCGCTGTGGATCCACGACCTTTCCGCGCCCGATCCGGCGAAGATCCTCAACCTGTTCGGCCTGCTGCCGTTCGATCCGCCGGGCTTCCTCGGCATTGGCGTGCTCGCGGTGCTGCTCGGCATCACCATGTGGCTGACCTTCCGCCTGAATCCCAGCGCGATGGATCCGGTCCAGCAGCAGATTTTCCAGTTCATGCCGTGGGTGCTGATGTTCGTCATGGCACCGTTTGCAGCAGGCCTGCTGATCTACTGGGTCACCTCGAACCTGCTGACGCTGGCCCAGCAGAGCTATCTCTATTCCAAGCATCCGCAATTGCGGGCTGCAGCGGAAAAACAGAAAGCCGACCAGGCCATGGTCAAGGCGCGCGACGAGCAGCGCAAGGATTGA
- the yihA gene encoding ribosome biogenesis GTP-binding protein YihA/YsxC — MTPEEQRAAERRQDVAAKLFSGRVDFLLSAPQLKFLPDPDVPEIAFCGRSNVGKSSLLNALTLRKNIARASVTPGRTQELNFFEVGEPTRFRLVDMPGYGFAKAPPKVVEKWKALVKSYLRGRQVLARTLVLVDSRHGLKDVDREMMKMLDEAAVVYRVVMTKADKVKKSELDKTVAKVAEEAKKHVAAFPEIHVTSSEKGMGIAELRAAILEDALGSDWG, encoded by the coding sequence GTGACACCCGAAGAACAGCGGGCAGCGGAACGGCGCCAGGACGTCGCGGCGAAGCTGTTTTCGGGCCGCGTCGATTTCCTGCTGTCGGCCCCGCAGCTGAAGTTCCTGCCCGATCCCGATGTGCCGGAGATCGCGTTTTGCGGCCGCTCGAACGTCGGCAAGAGCTCGCTGCTGAACGCGCTGACGCTGCGCAAGAATATCGCGCGTGCATCGGTAACGCCGGGCCGCACGCAGGAACTGAACTTCTTCGAAGTAGGTGAGCCGACCCGGTTCCGCCTCGTCGACATGCCGGGATACGGCTTTGCCAAGGCTCCGCCCAAGGTGGTCGAGAAGTGGAAGGCGCTGGTGAAGAGCTATCTTCGCGGGCGGCAGGTCCTCGCGCGCACGCTGGTGCTGGTCGACAGCCGCCACGGGCTGAAGGACGTCGATCGCGAAATGATGAAGATGCTCGACGAGGCGGCGGTGGTCTATCGCGTCGTCATGACGAAGGCCGACAAGGTCAAGAAGTCCGAGCTCGACAAGACGGTGGCCAAGGTCGCGGAAGAGGCGAAGAAACACGTCGCCGCCTTCCCCGAAATCCACGTCACTTCGAGCGAGAAGGGCATGGGCATTGCCGAGCTACGCGCGGCCATACTCGAGGATGCGCTGGGTTCCGACTGGGGCTAG
- a CDS encoding VOC family protein, giving the protein MTLRPFHLAFPVDDLAAARAFYGQAMGCAEGRSSDEWIDFDFYGHQIVAHLAPGQAGDRASNHVDGHGVPVPHFGIVLTMEQWEELAERLKAAGTDFAIEPTIRFKGLPGEQATMFFRDPAGNALEMKAFASDDMLFAT; this is encoded by the coding sequence ATGACCCTGCGCCCGTTCCACCTCGCCTTTCCCGTCGATGATCTTGCCGCTGCCCGCGCCTTTTATGGACAGGCGATGGGCTGTGCCGAAGGGCGTTCGTCCGACGAGTGGATCGACTTCGATTTCTACGGTCACCAGATCGTGGCACATCTTGCGCCCGGACAGGCGGGCGACCGCGCGAGCAACCATGTCGACGGCCACGGAGTGCCGGTACCCCATTTCGGCATCGTGCTGACGATGGAACAGTGGGAAGAACTGGCTGAGCGCCTGAAAGCGGCAGGAACCGATTTCGCTATAGAGCCGACCATCCGTTTCAAGGGGCTGCCGGGCGAACAGGCGACGATGTTCTTCCGCGATCCTGCCGGCAATGCGCTGGAGATGAAAGCATTCGCCAGCGACGATATGCTTTTCGCGACCTAG
- a CDS encoding glutathione S-transferase family protein, with protein sequence MKLIVGNKNYSSWSLRGWLAAKQSGLHFEELTVQIFGEDWDERKNAMGEIQPSHGKVPILWDDDAVVWDSLAIMEYLADKVGRERFWPKDDAARGMARAMVAEMHSSFASLRRELPMNVRKRIELDDVSDATRHDIVRILTLWAEARARFGEGGPFLFGTFGAADIFFAPVISRFITYGIAVPGFAQAYMQAVWEHDWMQQWIAASEDEEWVIERIENVSQ encoded by the coding sequence ATGAAGCTGATTGTCGGCAACAAGAATTACTCAAGCTGGTCACTGCGCGGCTGGCTGGCGGCCAAGCAGTCGGGCCTCCATTTCGAAGAGCTTACCGTGCAGATATTCGGAGAGGACTGGGACGAGCGGAAGAATGCGATGGGCGAAATCCAGCCGTCCCATGGCAAGGTTCCTATCCTGTGGGATGATGACGCTGTCGTGTGGGACAGCCTCGCGATCATGGAATATCTTGCCGACAAGGTCGGGCGCGAACGCTTCTGGCCCAAGGATGACGCGGCGCGCGGCATGGCGCGGGCGATGGTTGCCGAAATGCACAGTAGCTTCGCATCATTGCGGCGCGAACTGCCGATGAACGTGCGCAAGCGGATCGAGCTGGACGACGTCAGCGACGCGACCCGGCATGACATCGTGCGCATACTGACGCTGTGGGCAGAGGCGCGCGCACGCTTCGGGGAAGGGGGGCCATTCCTGTTCGGCACCTTCGGCGCGGCTGATATCTTCTTCGCCCCCGTCATTTCGCGCTTCATCACCTATGGCATCGCCGTCCCCGGATTCGCCCAGGCTTATATGCAAGCAGTGTGGGAACATGACTGGATGCAGCAATGGATTGCCGCCTCGGAGGACGAGGAATGGGTGATCGAGCGTATCGAGAACGTGTCCCAGTGA
- a CDS encoding S1/P1 nuclease, whose amino-acid sequence MGDRAYRERVPVMLRPILAFVAALALVLPVPAMSWGYYAHGITGRIAMANVSPQVQAKVYALLKQDAALGTPDCPIDTVEQLASWADCVRREGWRWGYTAAWHYRTAPICEAYDARRNCPGGNCVTAQIDRNHRILADESLPAAVRLEALAFLVHFVGDVHQPLHSGDKEDRGGNGREASYGIVPDMNLHWIWDGALAERAVTSGAEPIVRRYSAEERAALTGGDAAEWGRESWQIARDFLYPSAFDRPVCEGELPDETALSQEDIVESVPVARRRVQQAGLRIADMLESAFAPGPLPLPERDR is encoded by the coding sequence ATGGGTGATCGAGCGTATCGAGAACGTGTCCCAGTGATGCTGCGCCCGATACTCGCGTTCGTTGCTGCGCTTGCCTTGGTCTTGCCGGTCCCCGCGATGAGCTGGGGCTATTATGCGCATGGTATCACCGGGCGCATCGCCATGGCCAATGTCAGCCCGCAGGTTCAGGCCAAGGTCTATGCACTGTTGAAGCAGGACGCCGCGCTCGGCACGCCCGACTGTCCGATCGACACGGTCGAACAGCTTGCCAGCTGGGCCGACTGCGTCCGCCGCGAGGGCTGGCGCTGGGGTTATACCGCCGCCTGGCACTATCGCACCGCGCCGATCTGCGAGGCTTATGACGCGAGGCGCAACTGCCCGGGCGGCAATTGCGTGACCGCCCAGATAGATCGCAACCACCGCATCCTCGCCGATGAAAGCCTGCCCGCGGCAGTCCGGCTGGAAGCGCTCGCATTCCTCGTCCATTTCGTCGGCGATGTTCACCAGCCGCTCCATTCGGGCGACAAGGAGGATCGCGGCGGGAACGGGCGAGAAGCAAGCTATGGCATCGTGCCTGACATGAACCTGCATTGGATCTGGGACGGAGCGCTGGCGGAACGCGCAGTGACAAGCGGCGCGGAGCCCATCGTGCGCCGCTATTCTGCGGAAGAGCGCGCCGCGCTGACCGGCGGCGATGCGGCGGAATGGGGCCGCGAAAGCTGGCAGATCGCGCGCGACTTCCTTTACCCGTCCGCATTCGACCGGCCCGTTTGCGAAGGCGAGCTGCCGGATGAAACCGCGCTCAGCCAGGAAGATATCGTCGAATCGGTCCCGGTGGCGCGCCGCCGTGTGCAGCAAGCGGGGCTGAGGATCGCTGACATGCTCGAGAGCGCTTTCGCCCCGGGACCCCTGCCTCTGCCCGAACGGGATCGATAG
- a CDS encoding cupin domain-containing protein, protein MPKLALEQIAQTNATGYPAPFDADVEGRWYRRLAPVAGLTKLGASHVTLKPGAYSSQRHWHSAQDELVVILEGEAVLIEDEGETIVRPGDVLAWAAGVRNGHRLHNRSDTECVFVAISAGSRNEDSGQYPDIDMVFDADGYARKDGTRYPAERIP, encoded by the coding sequence ATGCCCAAACTTGCCCTCGAGCAGATCGCGCAGACCAATGCGACGGGTTATCCCGCGCCCTTCGACGCCGATGTGGAAGGACGCTGGTATCGCCGGCTCGCCCCGGTGGCTGGCCTGACCAAGCTGGGCGCAAGCCATGTGACGCTGAAGCCGGGCGCCTATTCCTCCCAGCGGCACTGGCACAGCGCGCAGGACGAGCTTGTCGTCATACTGGAAGGCGAGGCCGTTCTGATCGAGGACGAAGGCGAAACCATCGTGCGGCCGGGCGACGTCCTCGCCTGGGCGGCAGGGGTCCGGAACGGCCACAGGCTTCACAACCGCTCCGACACGGAATGCGTGTTCGTTGCGATCAGCGCAGGTTCGCGAAACGAGGACAGCGGGCAATATCCCGATATCGACATGGTGTTCGATGCAGATGGCTACGCGCGCAAGGACGGCACCCGCTACCCGGCTGAACGCATCCCCTGA
- the dapE gene encoding succinyl-diaminopimelate desuccinylase, producing the protein MSDARNYATQLIEAPSVTPATGLVFDVMEAQLAPLGFEIHRFRRGSGPADSDEAPVENLFAIRKGPEGSRHLAFAGHLDVVPPGEGWASAPFAPEIRGDLLYGRGAVDMKGAIACMVDAVAQVPQDHGTISFIITGDEEGPALHGTRALIDFMREHGHQPDLCLVGEPTSVNRLGDMMKIGRRGSVNIWLEVEGVQGHVAYPHLADNPLPKLVAMLAELEALVLDEGTDWFQPSNLEITHISAPNPAHNVIPAKAEARISIRFNDCHTGAELSERVSQIAEKHGGKARPIISGEPFLTPPGEFSDIIAAAVKDVTGIEPEPSTSGGTSDARFLRSVCPVIEFGLCNATMHKRDEAVALADLDALSRIYEAIAKAVLAGK; encoded by the coding sequence ATGAGCGACGCCAGAAACTATGCCACGCAATTGATCGAAGCGCCCAGCGTCACGCCTGCAACGGGCCTCGTCTTCGACGTCATGGAAGCGCAATTGGCGCCGCTCGGTTTCGAAATCCATCGCTTCCGGCGGGGCAGCGGCCCTGCCGACAGCGACGAAGCACCGGTCGAAAACCTGTTCGCGATCCGCAAGGGGCCGGAAGGTTCGCGCCACCTCGCGTTTGCCGGACACCTCGACGTTGTCCCTCCGGGTGAAGGATGGGCGAGCGCCCCCTTCGCACCCGAAATCCGCGGCGACCTTTTGTACGGACGCGGCGCGGTGGACATGAAGGGTGCCATCGCCTGCATGGTCGATGCCGTGGCGCAGGTGCCGCAGGACCACGGCACGATCAGTTTCATCATCACCGGTGACGAGGAAGGACCCGCGCTTCACGGTACGCGCGCCCTTATCGATTTCATGCGCGAACATGGCCACCAGCCAGACCTGTGCCTTGTCGGCGAACCGACCAGCGTCAACCGGCTGGGCGACATGATGAAGATCGGACGGCGCGGTTCGGTCAATATCTGGCTCGAGGTCGAAGGTGTGCAGGGCCACGTCGCCTATCCGCACCTCGCCGATAATCCGCTTCCCAAGCTGGTCGCGATGCTCGCCGAACTCGAGGCGCTCGTGCTGGACGAAGGGACCGACTGGTTCCAGCCCTCCAATCTCGAGATCACGCACATTTCGGCGCCCAATCCAGCGCACAACGTCATTCCGGCCAAGGCAGAAGCGCGCATTTCCATCCGTTTCAACGATTGCCATACCGGCGCGGAACTGTCCGAGCGCGTGTCCCAGATCGCGGAGAAGCATGGCGGCAAGGCGCGGCCGATCATATCGGGTGAACCCTTCCTCACGCCGCCCGGCGAATTCAGCGACATCATCGCGGCGGCGGTGAAGGATGTAACGGGTATCGAGCCGGAGCCATCAACGAGCGGGGGTACTTCCGATGCGCGGTTCCTGCGCAGCGTTTGCCCGGTGATCGAATTCGGCCTGTGCAACGCGACAATGCATAAGCGTGACGAGGCTGTGGCCTTGGCCGACCTCGATGCGCTAAGCCGTATCTACGAAGCTATCGCGAAGGCGGTACTGGCCGGGAAATAA
- a CDS encoding dicarboxylate/amino acid:cation symporter → MRAWFAIPLWQRVVGALILGILTGWLWGPGAESIKIIGDIFVAFIKMLVVPLIFFSLVAGVASIGDLRKLGSVGWRALLLFVITGQIAVWLGLFLGTVVQPGTGVDTSMIEMGAIPQPNETTWRDMVMGMIPQSPVQVMADVNVLPLIVFSMLLGIGILMAKEEGEPVLKIFDSGSVVMQKVTMIVMELTPFGVFALMAWVAGTLGLDALAALGKLVFLNYLGCLLIIGVMYSSMIKFIAKLPVVDFFRGIVDAIAVSYSTASSNATLPVTLRCAERNLGVSNSVASFVISLGATINMNGTAMYLGLATLFGAQIFGVDLTWGDYFLISVLGTLGAVGAAGIPGAGLIMMALVFGAVGVPLETIAFVAGVDRIMDMMRTTTNVSGDAAVATTVASLTGEIDRAEMISADDV, encoded by the coding sequence ATGCGCGCCTGGTTTGCAATTCCACTGTGGCAGCGCGTTGTCGGCGCTCTTATCCTCGGCATCCTGACCGGCTGGCTGTGGGGGCCGGGCGCGGAAAGCATCAAGATCATCGGCGATATCTTCGTCGCCTTCATCAAGATGCTGGTCGTCCCGCTGATCTTTTTCAGCCTGGTGGCAGGCGTCGCCAGTATCGGCGACCTCCGCAAGCTCGGCAGCGTCGGCTGGCGCGCCTTGTTGCTGTTCGTGATAACGGGCCAGATCGCAGTCTGGCTCGGCCTGTTCCTCGGCACGGTGGTTCAGCCCGGTACCGGCGTCGATACCTCGATGATCGAGATGGGGGCGATCCCCCAACCCAACGAGACGACCTGGCGCGACATGGTCATGGGCATGATCCCGCAAAGCCCGGTGCAGGTGATGGCAGACGTCAACGTCCTGCCGCTGATCGTGTTTTCCATGCTGCTCGGCATCGGCATCCTGATGGCGAAGGAAGAAGGCGAGCCGGTCCTCAAGATCTTCGATAGCGGCAGTGTGGTGATGCAGAAGGTCACCATGATCGTGATGGAACTGACCCCCTTCGGCGTGTTCGCACTGATGGCTTGGGTCGCCGGTACGCTGGGGCTCGATGCGCTGGCCGCGCTCGGCAAGCTCGTGTTCCTCAACTATCTCGGCTGCCTCCTGATCATCGGCGTCATGTATTCCTCGATGATCAAGTTCATCGCCAAGCTGCCGGTGGTGGATTTCTTCCGCGGCATCGTGGATGCGATCGCGGTCAGTTATTCCACCGCCAGTTCCAACGCGACGCTGCCGGTAACGCTGCGCTGCGCGGAGCGGAACCTCGGCGTGAGCAATTCGGTGGCGAGCTTCGTCATCAGTCTCGGCGCGACGATCAACATGAACGGCACGGCGATGTATCTCGGCCTTGCCACCCTGTTCGGCGCGCAGATCTTCGGCGTGGACCTGACCTGGGGCGACTACTTCCTGATCTCGGTCCTCGGAACGCTGGGCGCGGTTGGCGCGGCCGGCATTCCCGGCGCTGGCCTGATCATGATGGCGCTGGTGTTCGGAGCGGTCGGCGTGCCGCTCGAAACGATCGCTTTCGTGGCTGGCGTGGACCGGATCATGGACATGATGCGCACCACCACCAACGTCAGCGGCGATGCTGCTGTTGCGACGACGGTGGCGAGCCTGACGGGCGAAATCGACCGTGCCGAGATGATCAGCGCGGACGACGTCTGA
- the nth gene encoding endonuclease III has protein sequence MTKDQIFEFFRRLAEDNPDPETELEYGNCYQLVVAVALSAQATDVGVNKATRTLFREVETPQQMLALGEDGLKEHIKTIGLFNSKAKNVILLSQLLVDEYGGEVPDTREDLVRLPGVGRKTANVVLNCWFRQETFAVDTHILRVGNRTGLAKGKTPEQVEAKLEKRVPQPFRLGAHHWLILHGRYVCKARTPECWRCPVVDLCSFKKKVLEKPKGR, from the coding sequence ATGACCAAGGACCAGATTTTCGAGTTCTTCCGCCGGCTGGCAGAAGACAATCCCGATCCGGAAACCGAGCTGGAATACGGCAATTGCTACCAGCTGGTGGTGGCGGTGGCTCTATCGGCGCAGGCGACCGACGTGGGCGTCAACAAGGCCACCAGGACACTGTTTCGCGAGGTCGAAACGCCCCAGCAAATGCTGGCACTCGGCGAGGATGGGCTGAAAGAGCACATCAAGACAATCGGCCTGTTCAATTCCAAGGCCAAGAACGTGATCCTGCTTTCGCAGCTGCTGGTCGATGAATACGGCGGCGAGGTGCCCGACACGCGCGAAGACCTCGTCCGTCTGCCCGGCGTCGGGCGCAAGACGGCGAACGTCGTGCTCAATTGCTGGTTCAGGCAGGAAACCTTCGCGGTCGATACGCACATCCTGCGCGTCGGCAACCGCACCGGCCTTGCCAAGGGCAAGACGCCCGAACAGGTCGAGGCGAAGCTCGAAAAGCGCGTTCCCCAGCCCTTCCGGCTAGGCGCTCACCACTGGCTGATCCTGCACGGCCGCTATGTCTGCAAGGCACGTACGCCCGAGTGCTGGCGGTGTCCGGTGGTCGACCTGTGCAGCTTCAAGAAGAAAGTCCTCGAGAAACCGAAAGGTCGCTGA
- the dapB gene encoding 4-hydroxy-tetrahydrodipicolinate reductase, with translation MPRFGVIGSAGRMGHALQQAIADAGHDYAGGVDQGDKPGPLATQCDVLVDFSAPGALIANLDAARVAGIPVVIGTTGLGEEHHAAIDDVARAIPVLQTGNTSLGVTLLAHLVKEAASKLGPDWDIEIVEMHHRMKVDAPSGTALLLGEAAADGRGVDLAAARESGRDGHTGARAKGAIGFAALRGGTVAGDHSVIFAGDEERVTLTHNAENRMIFARGAVKAGEWLIGRQPGRYTMQDVLDL, from the coding sequence ATGCCAAGGTTCGGAGTGATCGGCAGTGCGGGACGCATGGGCCACGCATTGCAGCAGGCGATAGCGGACGCGGGGCATGACTATGCCGGCGGTGTCGACCAGGGCGACAAGCCGGGTCCGCTCGCCACGCAATGCGATGTGCTGGTCGATTTCTCCGCTCCCGGCGCGCTCATCGCCAACCTCGATGCCGCACGCGTGGCCGGTATCCCGGTGGTGATCGGTACCACGGGCCTTGGCGAGGAACACCACGCCGCGATCGACGATGTGGCACGCGCGATACCGGTACTGCAGACCGGCAATACCTCGCTCGGCGTGACGCTGCTCGCGCACCTCGTGAAAGAGGCGGCATCGAAGCTCGGCCCCGACTGGGACATCGAAATCGTCGAAATGCATCACCGGATGAAGGTCGATGCACCCTCGGGAACGGCGCTGCTGCTGGGCGAAGCTGCTGCAGACGGGCGAGGCGTCGATCTTGCAGCGGCCAGGGAAAGCGGGCGCGACGGCCATACCGGCGCTCGTGCCAAGGGCGCAATCGGCTTTGCCGCGCTGCGCGGAGGCACCGTCGCGGGCGACCACAGTGTGATTTTCGCAGGCGACGAAGAGCGCGTAACCCTGACCCACAACGCCGAAAACCGGATGATCTTTGCACGCGGCGCAGTGAAGGCCGGAGAATGGCTGATCGGCAGGCAGCCCGGCCGCTATACCATGCAGGACGTCCTCGACCTGTGA
- a CDS encoding proline iminopeptidase-family hydrolase, which translates to MKQILALAALGLAITGCVKIEDDGTSTPTEPARDLAAYLDGSLLDDGWSGGERLVSIDTSDGPHNVWIKRTGNNPEMKLLLLHGGPGGTSDYFGAFDSFLPGTAVEYYRYDQLGAGRSDKPDNDALWTIPRFVDEVDQVREAIGGDGSNFCLLGHSWGGILAIEYALAHPGEVKCLVISNMMASIPAYNRYADEVLKPQMAPEKLARVEQLEAEGKIDDPDYMGILMPEFYEKHILRRPAAEWPEPVNYGFAQMNQHVYVLMQGPSELGASGLLEDWDRFEDLAKIGVPTLVISGKHDTMDPAHMAAMAKKLPQGELVATEGSHMAMYDDQKAYFAGLNAFLLRQAKRGD; encoded by the coding sequence ATGAAGCAAATCCTGGCACTGGCCGCGCTTGGCCTTGCAATCACCGGCTGCGTGAAGATCGAAGATGACGGCACTTCGACACCGACCGAGCCCGCGCGCGATCTTGCCGCCTATCTCGATGGAAGCTTGCTCGATGATGGCTGGTCCGGGGGCGAGCGCCTTGTCTCCATCGACACGTCAGACGGGCCGCACAATGTCTGGATCAAGCGGACCGGCAACAATCCCGAAATGAAGCTCTTGCTGCTTCACGGCGGACCGGGCGGCACCAGCGACTATTTCGGCGCCTTCGACAGTTTCCTGCCGGGGACGGCAGTCGAATATTATCGCTACGACCAGCTCGGCGCAGGACGCAGCGACAAGCCCGATAACGATGCACTGTGGACCATCCCGCGCTTCGTCGACGAGGTCGACCAGGTGCGCGAAGCGATCGGCGGCGACGGCAGCAATTTCTGCCTGTTGGGGCATAGCTGGGGCGGGATCCTCGCCATTGAATATGCCCTTGCCCATCCCGGCGAGGTCAAATGCCTCGTCATTTCGAACATGATGGCTTCGATTCCCGCCTACAACCGCTATGCCGACGAGGTGTTGAAGCCGCAGATGGCCCCTGAAAAGCTGGCACGGGTCGAGCAACTTGAGGCAGAGGGCAAGATCGACGATCCCGATTACATGGGGATCCTGATGCCAGAATTTTACGAGAAGCATATCCTGCGCCGTCCTGCCGCCGAATGGCCGGAACCGGTCAATTACGGCTTCGCCCAAATGAACCAGCACGTTTACGTATTGATGCAGGGGCCGAGCGAACTGGGCGCAAGCGGCCTGCTGGAAGATTGGGACAGGTTCGAAGACCTTGCCAAGATCGGTGTCCCGACGCTGGTGATTTCGGGCAAGCACGACACGATGGACCCGGCGCACATGGCCGCGATGGCAAAGAAGTTGCCCCAAGGCGAATTGGTCGCCACTGAGGGCAGCCACATGGCCATGTATGACGACCAGAAAGCCTATTTCGCAGGACTCAATGCTTTCCTGCTCAGGCAGGCCAAGCGCGGAGACTGA